The genome window TGATGGCGGGTGCCATTCAAGACAATTTATTCATAGGACGAAGGGCGCAAGAGCTGAGAGGACTGCTGAAGATAAAGTATCCGATGGAGCATGGAGTGGTCATCGACTGGGATGACATGGAACGGATATGGGGCTGGGTGTACAGCGAGGGCCTGAAAGCATTGAgtgaggaggtgagttccgGCTGAGAAGTACCCCAAATACATGTCCGGAGAGAAGCAGGCCGAAGCTGTGATGGGCGAGGAGGTCCGGACTTATCGTATATGGACAAGGAAGGGTGGAAGGATCGCTGAGCTGATATATCCTTTGGTGGTCGTAGCATCCGGTATTGTTGACAGAAGCACCTCTGAACCCCAGACAAAATCGAGATGTCGCCGCTCAAATATTCTTCGAAACATTCAACGTCCCAGCGTTCTTCACCAGTGTTCAGGCAGTCCTcagcttgtgagtgtcatgTCGTGATTTCGGAGCAGGAAATTATTCAGTATCTCCAAAAACCGCGACCCTAAGAGCTCTACACTAACATTTTCTGCAGATACTCGTCAGGTCGAACGACAGGTATAGTCCTCGATTCGGGCGACGGGGTGACCCACGCTGTTCCGGTCTTTGAGGGATTTTCAATGCCGCATGCGGTACGACGGATAGATCTGGCAGGAAGAGATATAACGGATCACCTTCAATTACTATTACGGAAGTCAGGTTATTACCTACATACTTCagcggagaaagaggtggtCAGAACGATaaaggagaagacgtgTTATTTGGCGCTGAATCCAgcaaaggaggagaaggatcaggcAGGCGCTTGGGAAGAGTTCAGATTACCGGATGGGAAGGTGATACAGGTGAGCCGCCATGTACTGCACCACATCCCCGGATGTAGAACTGACGACAACAACTATCAGCTCGGAGTGGAGAGATTTCTAGCGCCAGAGATACTATTCAGTCCCGAGCTCGTCGGGCAAGAGTATCCGGGTGTACACCAAGTGAGCTTAATTCTTCAGTCGCCACGGAGGGACAAAGGTGACACCCTCTAAAATAGGTCATTGTTGACTCAATCAACCGAACCGATCTTGACCTTCGTAAATCACTTTTCAGCAATATCGTTCTCTCAGGCGGATCGACATTATGTACAGGTCAGTTGGAACATCTCTCTACCTGTCGAAGACCACAGCTGATCCTTGCGCTACAGGCTTCGGCGACAGATTACTACatgaggtgaagaagctggCTCTGAAAGATGTCAAGTTGAAGATCTACGCTCCTCCAGAAcggaaggtgagctggtcGAAGTCGTAGCTAGGCGACGCGGCGCACAAGCTGACGAGAACATCAGTATTCCACATGGATTGGAGGGAGTATCTTGGCGGGTCTCAGCACATTCAAGAAGGTAAGCTTCGGGTTTCTCGGATAATAGTCTCCTCAAGCTTACGACTGGTGTACAGATGTGGGTTTCTGCGGACGAGTACAAGGAGGATCCAGATATCATCCATAAGAAGGCGTTCTAGGCGAAGGCCGGGGGACCGAGTCCATTCGGGACCGACGGTTGTCATGACGATCATGTATATGATAGGCAAATACGTTCAACAGATATATACCGGAATGGCTGCGACACATCTACTTATTTCCATCTTGTTCCCGGACCGACCTGCGTATCATCTTGCTCACTCCCGAAGCCCCAAGCACCGTCTGACAAACCAGCATATTCTGCCCTGATAGGCGTGACACTTACATACCCTTTCGCAAAAGCCCACGCATCCGATCCGACCGGTAATGTCTCAATGGGTGGGAATAACAACGGTTTCATGTTCGGTGCGAAATGGAATTTGAGCGgttcctttccttctttcacCTGTGATGAAGGTGTCTCGCTGTTGCCTAATAGTGGGGAAGACGGATCGGGTGTTGGTAAAGCTGCAGGACCTGCTGTTGATGTTTTTGATATTGACCGAGGGGGAGAACTAGATGATTGTGGTTTGTTCTGTTGTGACGAATTGTCGCCTGGATCATAGGTCGATTTCGATCTATTATTCATATGTCTTTGTCAGGAGAAGAACCCCGAGACATCGCGGGGAGAAGAAACACAACTCACAATGTCGTAGTCTTGAACAACTGTCCATACGAGTTTCTCCACATGCTCGTCCAACATATCTGCCTGTTCTCCCCTTtcaatccttcctccactaGTGGTACGTTCACACTATATATCTGCACCTTGTCCTTCCCACTtccggaagaagaaggacgaccTTGATCCATACCCCAATCGTCGAACAATTTCTTGCAGATATCCACCGATATTTCAGTAGCGAGCGAAGTGACGGTGTCAGAGACGGGACGGGTGACGACGCCGTATGATACGGCGATGCAGGGGATGTGGTCCTCATGTAACGAGACTTGACCGGATGAGGGGCCGGGAAtggggatggagagagCGCCAGCTAAGGCGGCGCCGAGGGTACCAGATGATAGAGCGAAAGCGGTCGAAGAGTTGCGGCCGTCTGAGATGCAGAGGCTTTCAGTCAGTTGAACGCATTGTAAGAAAGAGGGTCGAAACTCACGATTGGGACCCGAGATCACCAGGTCAATCTCGCCTGGGTATAGATTATGCAAAGCGATGTTTGTGCAAGTGGCGGGGGTCTGAGGTGGGAAATGTCAGCTGAGGAACGTTTGACTGTTGGCGCATCATGCCAGCTCACGCCTGAAAGCATGATCCATTCCATTGTCTCGCCTTCCTTCAACGGACGAGGTGTCGTTGTGATGTCGCCGGTCAATCCGTCGGGATCTGCAGCGATGAAACAGAATTAGGTTATAGACAGGATTTGACAAGGTGGTCATCACCTACCTAATGGATAGAAGTAACTCGCTGAGATAACATCACTGATCGCATACGCCTTCCCCACCCTGAAGACTTTCGTGTGAGCTGGACTGCCTCTTTGCAGATGTAAACAGACGAAAGAGGCGGGCTCACCATGATTTCTGGCAATCTGGAATGACCACTCTCACGTCCCAGTCAAGACGAGATTGAAGAAGCTtgcagaaggagaagatatTTGGTGATGAATTCGAAGGAGGACCATCATCGTTCTGGACACGCACGAGAGCGGTTGTCAGCTATGCCTCGCGCCCGTACTTCATCGAGCTATGGTTGGCTCACAGTGAGAAGGACGACTGGTCGATCGCCGTAAACAGGTAAGGGGGCCATACCCGTGGTGATTATGTGAAGATATACAACCGATATGAGAAGATACAGATGTTCGCAAGCACCGCTGATTCTAGATATGATGGCGTCCACCGACAGAGAGAATAAAGAAAGGAATGCAATACGCCATCCAGACCGAGCTGGATGGATGCTGTGGCAAGAGGACGTTGATCAATCGCGCGAATGTGGCGCCCCACAAATCACTTCCAAAGTGGCAAACTCTCTTGGGACAGGACAATCAAGTGCCACACTCGATTCGTTCATTGTAATACCGCAAAAACCCTTAGTAAGGGGTGCATCCCACCCCTTCGCTCACCATACACGTCTCAATTCGACAACTCGAGATCGAACTTGAACTTGCCACCAGATCAATATCCTTTTTTCCCGTTTCTTTCCAGCTTGAAAACTAACAGAgatcgagcgagaggaTAGAACGCCACCATGTCTTCCTCCGCTGCTGGTCTGCCACCGCCACCAGGATTCAGCGCTCCGCCACCCGGTTTCCCAGCTCAACCGAACGGGAATGGAGAAGCTAGGATGGATGGTGATTTCTTCGGTCAGTTGAGTcaggatgagatcgagaagaaggcgaggaaATGGAGAGGGGcgcagaagagaaggttCAACACGAAGAGACGGCagggaggtggtggtggtgtcgaTTTTGGAAAAGCAGTAAGTTTTCGTTGCTAAACCCCTTACACATGTGACGTCCCGCCCTCCCGCTGGTGGCGACGGTGTACTGCGCGcatgacgaggatggtcTGACTGACCCGAACACCTTCGTCTTACCAGGACCTCCCTCCTGAACACATCCGAAAGATCATCAAGGACCATGGTGATATGTCAAATCGAAAGTTTAGGAATGACAAACGTGTTCATTTGGGAGCTTTGAAATATGTTCCGCATGCTGTGATGAAGCTGTTGGAAAACATCCCTATGCCTTGGGAGGTGAGCCGCCGGTCTTTCGGGAGCGAAATGGTGTCAATGCTGATGTGGGTCTCGTGCCACAGCAAGTACGAGAGGTGCCGGTCCTGTATCACATTTCAGGCGCTATCACATTCGTGAACGAGGTGCCGAAGGTTATCGAGCCAGTTGTGAGTCAACACCAACTCTTCAACAAGACGGAGAGGTGCTGATACTTCCGCCATGCTAGTTCCACGCACAATGGGCTTCCATGTGGCTTGCCATGAGACGAGAGAAGCGAGACCGAAGACATTTCAAACGTATGCGATTCCCACCgttcgacgatgaagagcCGCCTATGGATTACGGGGACAATGTGTTGGATGTGGAGCCATTGGAGGCGATCCAGCTGGAgcttgatgaggaagacgatgaggctATTTTGGATTGGTTTTATGACCCCAAACCGCTTTCCGATACTCCTCAAGTGAATGGATCCAGCTATCGATATTTCCAACTCACATTACCGCAGCTCTCGAACTTGTATCGAATCGGTCGTCAGTTACTATCCGATTACTCAGACAACAACGCCTTCTACCTtttcgacaagaagagcTTCTTCACGGCCAAAGCTCTCAACATTGCTCTGCCGGGTGGACCGAAATTCGAGCCGTTATACAGGGATATGGAGGCGTTTGACGAGGATTGGAACGAGTTTAACGACATCAACAAGGTCATCATTCGCGGTGTCATTCGATCAGAATACAAGGTCGCTTTCCCTCATCTTTACAACTCCCTACCTAGATCAGTCCACATCGGTGCTTATCACGAACCCAAAAATGTCTACATCAAGACAGACGACCCAGACCTACCCGCATTCTACTTCGACCCTCTCATCAACCCCATCTCCCAACGAGTCGTCCAAGAAGCCCACACGCCGCTCGTATCTCACGAGGACTCGGTTTTCGGGTTTGgcaacgaggaggatgatgacttTGAGTTACCGGATGAGCTGGAGCCGTTTTTGGAGAACAGAGAGTTGAGCAACGAAGACACGGCGGACGCTATCGCTTTGTATTGGGCGCCATACCCTTACAACATGCGCAGTggaaagatgaggagagcTCAGGATGTTCCGATGATCAAGAACTTCTATCTTGAGCACTGTCCAGCCGATCAGCCAGTCAAGATCCGAGTCTCGTATCAGAAATTGCTCAAGGTGTACGTTCTTAACGCATTGCATCATAAACGACCCAAGGCTATGGCCAAGCGAAACCTCTTCCGAAGTCTGAAGAACACCAAGTTCTTTCAGACTACGAACCTCGATTGGGTCGAAGCGGGTCTCCAGGTCTGTCGACAAGGTTACAACATGCTTAATCTTTTGATCCACCGAAAGAACCTCAActacctccatctcgattACAACTTGAATTTGAAACCCATCAAGACCCTAACCACCAAGGAACGAAAGAAGTCTCGATTCGGTAACGCTTTCCACTTGTGTCGAGAAATTCTCCGTCTCACCAAACTCATCGTCGATGCACACGTCCAGTTCCGACTTGGAAACGTCGATGCGTTCCAATTGGCGGATGGTCTGCAATACATGTTCGCGCATGTCGGTCAATTGACCGGAATGTACCGATACAAGTATAAGGTCATGGCTCAGATCCGACGATGCAAGGATTTGAAGCACTTGATCTACTCGAGGTTCAACACTGGACCAGTCGGAAAAGGTCCCGGTGTGGGATTCTGGGCACCAGGGTGGCGAGTGTGGCTGTTTTTCATGCGAGGAATAGTGCCACTTTTGGAGCGGTGGTTAGGAAATCTGTTGGCGCGTCAATTCGAGGGACGTAACTCGAAGGGTATCGCAAAGACTGTCACAAAGCAAAGAGTCGAGTCAcacttcgatctcgagctCCGAGCGGCGGTCATGCATGATATCCTTGACATGATGCCCGAAAGCATCAAACAAAACAAAGCGAAAACGATTCTACAACACCTTTCCGAGGCGTGGCGGTGCTGGAAGGCCAATATTCCTTGGAAAGTTCCCGGTATGCCTGCTGCCATCGAGAACATCATCCTTCGATACGTCAAATCCAAGGCAGACTGGTGGACTTCTACCGCACATTTCAATCGTGCGAATCGTCTTTACATCTCTCAGAGAGCTTAGCTGACCTCAGTACCACAGGAGAACGTATAAGACGAGGTGCCACGGTCGACAAGGCCGTTGTCCGAAAGAACCTCGGTCGATTGACTCGTCTCTACCTCAAAGCCGAGCAAGAAAGACAGAACGGTTATCTGAAAGATGGTCCTTACATCTCTTCCGAAGAGGCCGTCGCGGTTTACACTTCCACCGTTCACTGGATGGAAAGTCGAAAATTCGCTCCGATC of Kwoniella newhampshirensis strain CBS 13917 chromosome 3, whole genome shotgun sequence contains these proteins:
- a CDS encoding 5'/3'-nucleotidase SurE, whose protein sequence is MAPLPVYGDRPVVLLTNDDGPPSNSSPNIFSFCKLLQSRLDWDVRVVIPDCQKSWVGKAYAISDVISASYFYPLDPDGLTGDITTTPRPLKEGETMEWIMLSGTPATCTNIALHNLYPGEIDLVISGPNHGRNSSTAFALSSGTLGAALAGALSIPIPGPSSGQVSLHEDHIPCIAVSYGVVTRPVSDTVTSLATEISVDICKKLFDDWGMDQGRPSSSGSGKDKVQIYSVNVPLVEEGLKGENRQICWTSMWRNSYGQLFKTTTLSKSTYDPGDNSSQQNKPQSSSSPPRSISKTSTAGPAALPTPDPSSPLLGNSETPSSQVKEGKEPLKFHFAPNMKPLLFPPIETLPVGSDAWAFAKGYVSVTPIRAEYAGLSDGAWGFGSEQDDTQVGPGTRWK
- a CDS encoding actin-2, with translation MATEFDDVLTNQPVVIDNGSGTIKAGFAGEEQPSCYIPSFVGRPKHPRVMAGAIQDNLFIGRRAQELRGLLKIKYPMEHGVVIDWDDMERIWGWVYSEGLKALSEEHPVLLTEAPLNPRQNRDVAAQIFFETFNVPAFFTSVQAVLSLYSSGRTTGIVLDSGDGVTHAVPVFEGFSMPHAVRRIDLAGRDITDHLQLLLRKSGYYLHTSAEKEVVRTIKEKTCYLALNPAKEEKDQAGAWEEFRLPDGKVIQLGVERFLAPEILFSPELVGQEYPGVHQVIVDSINRTDLDLRKSLFSNIVLSGGSTLCTGFGDRLLHEVKKLALKDVKLKIYAPPERKYSTWIGGSILAGLSTFKKMWVSADEYKEDPDIIHKKAF